Within the bacterium genome, the region TGATGAATGCAGGGAAGTCTTCGATCTCAATTTTCCAGACAGCTTCCATTCCTAATTCCGGAAAATCAAGGACTTCGACTTTCTTAATGCAGTCTTGGGCTAAACGTGCTGCAGGTCCGCCAATGGATCCAAGATAGAAGCCACCGAATTTCGCGCAGGCATTTGAAACGGCCGACGAGCGATTGCCCTTGGCCAACATAATTAGCGAGCCGCCGTGAGAC harbors:
- a CDS encoding fumarate hydratase C-terminal domain-containing protein, with the translated sequence SHGGSLIMLAKGNRSSAVSNACAKFGGFYLGSIGGPAARLAQDCIKKVEVLDFPELGMEAVWKIEIEDFPAFIIIDDKGNDFYAQTSKPLSIGKRPE